One Flavobacterium sp. 90 DNA segment encodes these proteins:
- the rsfS gene encoding ribosome silencing factor yields the protein MAKKTINNDVLLANIIKGIEEVKGNDIDILDLREIDTAVCDYFVICNGSSNTQVNAIVNSIQKTVSKDLKDKPWHVEGTDNAEWVLMDYVHIVVHVFQKHIREYYNIESLWGDAKITTIENKY from the coding sequence ATGGCGAAAAAGACTATTAATAATGATGTTCTACTGGCGAACATAATCAAAGGGATTGAAGAAGTAAAAGGAAATGATATCGATATTCTTGACTTAAGAGAAATAGACACGGCTGTTTGTGACTATTTTGTAATTTGCAACGGAAGCTCTAATACCCAAGTTAACGCCATTGTAAACTCAATTCAAAAAACAGTATCTAAAGATTTAAAAGACAAACCTTGGCACGTAGAAGGAACCGATAATGCAGAATGGGTTCTGATGGATTATGTGCATATCGTGGTACATGTTTTCCAGAAACACATTCGTGAATACTATAATATCGAAAGCCTTTGGGGTGACGCCAAAATAACTACAATCGAAAACAAATACTAA